TGGGAAACGATAAAGTCAACTAATGTGGGATTAGAGTTTGCAGCGCTGGAAAATAAATTATACGGATCCATGGATTATTTCTGGAAAAACAATGATAATATGTTGATACCGGTAACGTATCCATCAATGCTTGGTGCCGAAGCCCCGGAAACAAATAGTGGAAAACTGGAAATAAGAGGATGGGAAGTTGTTCTCGGATGGAGAGATCAGATTGGTGATTTCAAATATTCGATACAAGGAAGCTTAAGTGATGCCAAAAACAAACTTGTTGAAAGAATTGGCAGCAATTTGGTCGGTCTTGGATTAAATGCAACTCCTGCGGGGTATCCTCTCAGTTCATATTTTGGTTATGTTTTTGACGGAATCATTCAGAACGAACAGGAACTGGCAGAATATGAGGCCCGCTTTCCTGATGGGGGTATTCCTGGACATGGTGATTTATCTGTAGGGGATGCTAAATATAAAGATATGGATGGGGACGAAAAACTTTCTGTTCTTGGAGATGATTATGAAAACGGTACCGGAGATGTGGTTTATTTGGGAAATACAAATCCCCGGTATAATTATGGTTTCAACCTCAATATTGAATATAAAGGTTTTGATCTTTCCGCCTTTATTCAAGGAGTTGGAGAACGTACCATGTTTCTGGAAGGAGATGCCAACAAGCCTTTTGCCCAGCCATGGTTTCAGTCTGCAGGATACTGGTACGGAAAAACATGGACAGCAGACAGAACTGATGCAAAATATCCGGCAATAACAAATAAAGGCAAAAGAGGATATAACTACTATGTTTCATCAAACACGAAGCATAACGTGGCTTATGCGCGCCTTAAGAACTTGCAGGTTGGATATACTATTCCCGCAATGTATACACAAGATTTAAAACTGGAAAAAGTAAGAATATATTTCAGCGGGGAAGATTTATTCGAAATTCATAATGCACCCGGAGGATGGGATCCAGAAGATGGTGGAGGTTATCTTAGCTATCCGTTTGCCCGTAATTTCTCTTTTGGAGTAAACATTGTTTTCTAATCATTAAAATTGCAGGATTATGAAAAAAAAATATATTTACAGTTTCAGCTTTTATTATTAATTTGCTGATAGTTACTAGCTGTCAGGATATTGATTTATTGCCTAAAGATAATTTGCCTGATCCTTTATTCTGGAAAACTCCGGCTGATTATATGAAGGAAGTTAACCAGTTATACGACAGAACTGAAACCTTCGGCACAAAAGATACCGATAGTGATATAGGATTCGAACTTAACACCAACAGTGTTAGCAATGGGACTTTCAGTGCTCCTAATTCTGACGGGGATTGGTCTGATCGTTTTGTCGACTTACGCCAGTGCAATACCATCATTGAAAAAAGTGAATCTTATGAACGGGACTTTTCGGAAATAGAACGATATGTTGCCGAAGCACGCTTTTTCAGGGCATATACTCTTTGGCGCTTGATGAAAAAATTTAATGATGTTCCCATTCTGACAAAACCTCTGACTATTGAATCTCCCGAATTATACGGAAAAAGAGATCCGCAGAAGGAGGTAGAAGATTTTATACTCTCAGAACTTGAAGATATCTATACAATGTTGCCAAAACAAAGTGAATTGAGTTCAACTGAAATGGGCCGTGTTACACAAGGAACTGCATTGGCCTTGAAAGCGAGGGTGGCACTATTTTCCGGCACATGGGCCAAATACCACCAGCACCGTACGGATTATGGACAACTACTCGATCAGGCCATAGTAGCGGCTGAACGTGTAATTGATAGTAAGGAATATTCCTTATTCGAAGGCGAAGGTGAAGATAGCTATCGCTATTTGTTTATAGATGAAGGAGATAATACTAAAGAAGAAATCTTCGGCAGTCGTTATTTTGAGGATATACGGATGCATTCAACAGCACATTCTGTATTTTGGGGATGGAGGGGTACACCGACAAAAAAATTGGCAGATATGTATCTCTGTAAATCAACAGGATTGCCTATTGAACATGCTGGATCGGGTTTTCACGGTTATGAAACCATCGCAGATGAATTTGAAGACCGCGATCCACGAATGAATCAGACAATATTGATGCCGGGAACGCCATATCGCAATGCTCAACACGGAGATGATATCTGTTCCTCTAAATTCACCACGCGTCCTGAAACAAGAACCGGTTACAAACTATGGAAGTTTATGGGCGAAATATTCGGAAAAACTTCGACGAGTGACACTTATGATTATCATATTATTCGTTACGCGGAAGTGTTGTTGATATTGGCCGAAGCAACATTTGAAAAAGATGGGAACATTAGTGATGACGTTCTTAATAAATCAATCAATGTCGTTCGTTCAAGAAAAGGAGTTGAAATGCCTCCTCTTACAAACCAGTTCGTTCAGGTTAACGGGTTGAATATGCAGATGGAGATTCGCCGTGAACGAACCGTTGAACTTGCTTTCGAGGGGTTCAGGCGCGACGATTTAAGACGCTGGAAAACTGCTGAAACTGAAATGAAAGGCGCGATAATGGGAATAAAATATACAGGAACCGAATATGAAGAACAACAAGCCTTAAACAGTGGCTATTCCGGATTGATAGATGAGAGTGGATTCCTCGTTATTGAGCCGGAAGCAAACCGTTTCTTCACCACGCCAAAGCATTATTATTATTCCATTCCTTTGGATGAATTATACTTGAATACGAACCTGGCCCCGAATAATCCTGGCTGGTGATAAATTTCTAAGTGTATTTGTAAAAATAGCAGGGGTTTTCTCTGATTAATTATGCTTAAAGTCGGTTATTTATCAATACTGCAATTGATAAATAACCGACTAATTTATCTTTTAAATTTTAAATAGGTTATTTCATGAATTTTAAATACGTATATCATCTGTTTGTATTGTTGTGTTGCATAAGCAACATAAGTTGTAGCAATAATTCAAACGATATTGGAAACCCTGAGGAGCAAACATCAAATGGCCCAAAGGTAGTCAACATCATCAATTTCATTCGTTTGCTTGAGCCAAGAGATGCCAACATTACAGAGGATGTACTTTATCAAACGGTCGTAAAACAAACGGAGATCATGAGAGAGTACGAGCTTGGTGGTACGTTTCTGTTACAATATGATGCCTTGCTTGATTCCCGCTATCAGAAGCTGTTAAAAAGCCTTCCAGCTGATTCCTATGAAATTGGGGCTTGGTGGGAAGTCCCCCAGCCATTGGTTGAAAATGCAGGCATGGAATGGCGCGGGCGCTATCCCTGGGACTGGCATGCGGATGTAGGTTTTTCAACCGGCTACACGCCGGAAGAGCGGGAGAAGTTAGTGGATGTTTATATGGCGGATTTTAAAGAAATATTTGGTTATTATCCGAAATCCGTTGGCTCATGGTTTATAGATGCCCACACGTTAAATTATTTGTATGAAAAATACGGGATCATTGCCTCCTGCAATTGTAAGGACCAGATCGGGACTGATGGTTATAACCTTTGGGGAGGATACTGGAACCAGGCCTATTATCCCAGCAAGAAAAATGCATATATGCCTGCTCAAAATGAAGAAAACCAGATACCGGTTCCAATATTCAGAATGCTGGGTAGTGATCCGGTTCGTCAGTATGACAATGGAATTGGTCATACTCACCAGGGCGTTGTTTCTCTCGAACCTGTTTATCCCAAGTCCGGTGGTGACTCAGCATGGGTTAACTGGTATTTTTATGAGTTTGTTAATGGAGAATGTTTGGAATATGCCTACACACAGACAGGACAGGAAAATTCGTTTATTTGGAGTTCGGTGAAGAAAGGATTTGAAATACAGATGCCTTTAATTGCACGTTTACGCGATCAAAAGAAACTAAAAGTTGAAACCTTGGCCGAATCTGGACAATGGTTTAAGAAGAATTATCAAGTTACCCCCGCCACATCAGTTACTGTTAATAATGACTTGGAAAGAAGCGATGTGAAAACAGTTTGGTTTAATAGCCGGTTTTACCGGGCAAACTTGCTGTGGGATCAAGGCACTTTGCGGTTTCGCGACATTCACCTGTTCGACGAAAATCTTCAGTCAAAGTACCTGACTGAAAAAGTAAATTCAAATGAATGCTTCTTCTTTACTTTCCCCTTTGTTGATGGGCATGTATGGAGCTCGTCCGACGAAATAGCAGGATTAAGACTGAAAGCATTGGTTGATGAAGCAGAAGTATTGCTTAAAGGAGGGACCCCCATGATAACGAGCCCTCAAGAGGGCTCGTTACAAGTGGAATGGCCACTGGAATCCATTGACGGTACTTTTCTCATGTATTTTGATGAGCAGAAAATCGATATGAGAATCAAAGCGAAAGAAACAATTGACTGGTATTGGGATTTAACCACCAAGAACGACGCTGAATTGCCATTTCTAAAAATCAGTCCTTCGGTTGTTAATTGCGAATTTGATGAAATGAACTATGTTTTGAATGCTAAAAACGGTACATTTTCGAAACCAAATGACCAGGTAGTTCTTAGGATAAGTCCGGAGGATAACAAGATCATATTAGATATGGCTGATAGAACGGTCCAATAAATGATGTTTTTCTATTCGCTGGATTCATTGACTAAAAAGAAGCTGAAAGAAATGAAAACTCAAATCACAACAGTCCTTTTATTCCTCGTAATGAGCAATTTTATTTATGCTCAATCCAACGTGGTTTCTGTCAGAAACCTTCGTTGCGAGTATTTAACAAACCCACTGGGGGTGGATTCTCCGAATCCGCGTCTTTCGTGGATGATGACCGACCCAAGCCTTGATGCTAGGCAGCTTGCTTATCAAATCCTGGTTAGCACAGACTCTACTTTAATCACAAAAGGTGTCGGAGATGTCTGGGATTCGGGTAGAGTGGTATCTGATGCGATGCTTGCCCGCTATGCCGGAAATAAGCTAGAACCGTTCACCAAATATTTTGGGTCTGTTGCCATTTGGAACAGTAAAGATGAGAAAGCAAGGTCCTCCATCTTCAGTTTCGAAACCGGTATGATGGGAATGGGAAACTGGAGCGGGGCGTGGATCAGTGACAACAAAAGTATCGATGAAAAAGCTGCGCCTTATTTTCGAAAAGAATTTGAAACCGGCAAAAAGATAAAGTCAGCGAGGGTATACATCGCTGCAGCTGGGTTATATGAACTCTATATTAACGGAGAAAAAGTAGGTAACCACGTGCTTGATCCGACTTATACCCGCTTTGATCGTCGGAACCTGTATGTGACCTTTGATATAACCCATCAACTGCAAAAAGGAGAAAATGCGATTGGGGTATTGCTCGGCAATGGCTGGTACAACCATCAATCCACCGCTGTTTGGGATTTTCACAGAGCACCCTGGCGGAACCGTCCCGCTTTTTGTCTGGATTTGCGTGTTACCTACGATGATGGCCAGACCGAAATAATCACCTCAGGAAAAGATTGGAAAACCTCGCTTAGCCCGGTTATCTTCAATAGCATATATACGGCAGAACACCAGGATGCGCGGCTGGAGCAACCAGGCTGGAGCAAGCCGGGTTTCGACGCCTCCAAATGGAACGACGTGATCTACCGGTCGGCTCCTTCTGCAAATATTGTTTCACAACTAATGCACCCGATCCGCCATGTGAAAAAAATACCGGCAAAAAGCATCCGACAACTGAATGACACCACCTTTGTTTTTGATTTGGGCAGAAATATTGCCGGAGTGAGCCAAATTACGGTTGAAGGACCAGAGGGTACCGTTCTTCACCTGAAACATGGTGAACGGTTGTATGAAAACGGGCAAGTGGACCTCTCAAACATAGATGTTCATTACCGACCAACAGACGACTCAGATCCTTTCCAAACAGACATTTATATTCTGAATGGAAAAGGGAAAGAAACGTTTATCCCGTATTTCAACTACAAAGGATTCCAATATGTTGAAGTCACTTCGAGCAAGCCCGTTCAGCTGACGAAAGAAAGTTTGGTCGGCTATTTTATGCATAGTGATGTACCGTCAATCGGGAAGTTAAAGTCAACCAATCCGATCATCAATAAAATCTGGGAGGCCACCAACAACTCCTATCTGGCAAATCTATATGGTTATCCAACCGACTGTCCGCAACGCGAGAAGAATGGTTGGACGGGCGACGCTCACATCGCGATTGAAACTGGCCTATACAACTTTGATGCAATTACCATTTACGAAAAGTGGCTGGCCGACCATCGTGACGAACAGCAACCAAACGGCGTTTTGCCATCCATCATCCCCACCGGAGGATGGGGATATGAGTGGGGAAACGGCCCTGACTGGACCAGTACCATAGCGCTCATCCCGTGGAATATTTACCTGTTTTACGGCGATGAATCCTTGCTTGAAGCGTCGTACGAAGATATCAAACGTTATGTCGATCATATTACTGATATCAGCCCCTCCGGATTGACCACCTGGGGATTAGGTGACTGGGTGCCAGTGAAATCAAAATCGCCAGTTGAATTGACTTCTACCTGCTACTATTATGCAGATGCGATCATTTTATCGAAAGCTGCCAAACTGTTCGGGAAACGTGCTGATGCAGAAAAGTATTCAGCGTTGGCGAAGACTATAAAGAAAGCATTCAACGAAAAGTATTTTCACCCGAAAACCAAAACCTATGCGAGCGGGACGCAAACCGAGCTCAGCGCTCCACTGTATTGGGGCTTAGTTCCAGACAATGAAAAAAAAACGGTTGCGGCCAATCTTGCGAAACGGGTCGAAGCAGACCACTTCCATCTCGATGTTGGCCTACTGGGACAAAAAACAATACTCAATGCATTAAGCGAAAACGGCTATGCTGAAGTTGCCTATAAAGTAGCTGCACAGGAAACTTATCCATCGTGGGGTTGGTGGATGGTAAATGGAGCTACAACATTGTTAGAAAACTGGGACATTCATGCCACAAACGACATCTCTATGAATCACATCATGTTTGGAGAAATTGGTGCCTGGCTATACAAAGGTCTTGGAGGCTTATATCCCGATTCGGATAATCCGGGTTTCAAAAATGTGATCTTGAAGCCATCATTCGTATCTGCGCTTAATGGTATCGAAGTGTCACATCAATCGGCATACGGAGAACTAAAATCAGCTTGGTCACAAACAAAAAGATCTGTCATTTACTCGGTAACCATCCCTGCAAATTCAACCGCTGACTTTTATGTTCCGATGGGTTATGCTATTAAAAAAATCAGCGATGCCACATCAGGCAACAAAATCGAGCTTATAGCGAACGAAAATGAAAGCTGGAAGTTACTAGCTGGAGCCTATATCATCGAATTAATCAAATGACTACTCTAAACAACTATAATTTTGACAATCGTATGTATGCAATTTGAAATCTGCAAATAATAAAGAGTACATATCAGAAAAAAAATACTTGTGGTTTTCGCTGGAGCAGTCTTACTTCTAATTTTTTAAAATTTTGTCATTAGTGTTCACTAAATATTAAGTAACGTTCTTTGAAACATTTCTAATCAAAGGCTTTCATCGCTTTTTTGTTGCGTGACGATTTGATATGCTAAGTTCATGGATCCAGAAAAACCAGTCTGATGAACAAAGGCAAATATGTTTTCTCACAGTTAGTTGAGTTTTTACCTCGTCGTGTTTTTGAGAGATAGTCAAAAAATATGATGGAAATTATGAATACACAGCTTGAATTGGATTTGAAAAAGCGGGAAGAACTATTTCTCTATAAGCCATGGTATGTTTTGCCTGCCACCGTTTGGGGTCTTGTCTGATATACCTTTCTTCTTGTTCAAACCATCAATGATTTCTTCATAACAAAAAGCCCTGAAACTATTCAATTTCAAGGCTTTTGTTAAATTAAACATGAGTATAGAAGTCCCGGTTGACTTCCATTGTTAATCCTTATTCAATGAGTTGCAAATTTTTTGGTTGATTGCTTTTACCCTGTCTTCGTCAATTTTAATGACTTTTCGATCGTAGGTCATCAGTCCGTTAACTTCGCCTTCGACATCGGTTGTCTGGGTATAAACCGCTGCGGAAAATCCAGCTTTAATGAGGTTCAGTAATTGCTTGCCATACTTCACATATTCGTCGGTCACTTGGTTTTTGTTCTTAAATTGAACGTATCCCCAATTGCGGTCGGTTGCCCAAAGGTGCTCTTCCAGAGCTAAACCGATGCCGCCGTATTCGCCTAAAACAGTAGCTCGTTGCGCGTCATACAAATACATATCAGGATGCGGGTAGTTGTGCAGGTCAAGCATGTCGCCCACGGGATAGTGGTTACCACCGCTTGCCGGATTGACTAAACGGCTGGGATCATAAGCCTTTGTCCACTCTACTATTTCTTTGGTTTTAAATTGTCCCCAAGCTTCGTTAAACGGAACCCAGCAAACGATTGACGGATGGGAATATAGGAAGTCCATAATGGCTTTCCATTCCGCGCGATAGTTAGCTTCCGACTCTGTACTTCTTTTCAGTTCTGTTCCATCAAAATACTTCCGGTTTTGCCATTGTGGCGAATGGCCTCCGTTGGGCATGTCTTGCCAAACCAAAATTCCCAGTTGATCACAATGTGTGTACCAGCGAGCAGGCTCAACTTTCACGTGCTTGCGGATCATGTTATAGCCGAAATTCTTAGTTTTTACAATGTCGTATTTTAGTGCTTCGTCAGTTGCTGCTGTGTACAAGCCATCAGGCCACCATCCCTGATCTAACGGGCCAAACTGAAATACATCTTGGTTGTTCAATTGCAAACGGACAATACCGTGCTCGTCGCGTCGGGTAGATACTTTGCGCATGGCAAAATAGCTGTCCACCTGATCAATCACCTTGCCATCGCTGAATAAGCTAACTTTCAAATCGTAAAGAAATGGTGAGTCGGTATCCCATAGTTTGGCATCCGGAATGGAGATGTCGATCGATTGGTTGGTTGATGCTTTCACAGTCGCAATTTTTGTTGTACCATCAAATACTTCGACCTGATAAACGTCTGTGTAATTGGTTCCGTTTGAGAGTAATTCAACTGAAAGGCGATTTTTGTCGATGTCAGGTGCTGTGCGTATATACTCAATGTATTTTTCGGCTACAGGCTCCAGCCAAACGGTTTGCCAGATTCCGGTTACTGGCGTGTACCAGATACCTTCCGGGCGACTCACTTGTTTTCCGCGTGGCTGGTATCCCTTGTCCGAAGGATCCCAAACTTTTACCACCAACTTCTGCTTGCCTGATTTTGTCAGGAATGGAGTCACATCAAACGAAAATGGCGCATAACCTCCTTCGTGTGTTCCCACTTTGATGTCGTTAATCCAGATATCAGATCTCCAGTCGACCCCACCAAAGTGAAGTAGTACTTTTTTGTTTTTCCAGTTTGAAGGAACAGTGAATAAGCGTCTGTACCACAGTTCGTTGTCATCGCCCACACGTTTTTGAACGCCTGACAGACTTGATTCAACAGCAAATGGAACCAAAATTTCACCATCGAAACCGGAAGGTTCAGGCGACCCCACTTTTTTGATGGCATATTCCCATAGTCCGTTCAGGTTTTTCCAGTCTGCCCGTTCCATCATTGGACGTGGATATTCGGGCAGAACATTGTTAACATCAATTTCTTCGGCCCATTTGGTTTTAATTTTATCACCTGCCGGGCTCCATTGTGCATATGAATTTCCTAAGAATAAGCTTAGTGTAATGAATAGGATTGTTTTTCTCATTTTAGTAAAAAATTTGAATGAATATATGTTGATTTAATAAGTAATACTCGTTTTGATGTTCTGGTTCTTCTTCAATTGATACAAGTTAAAGCGTTGTTTTACTCATTGATTTGGTGTCATGCAGTGAAGACGCTCGTAATGCTCCATTACGCCAGACAAGGTGATTTCACATGAAGCGGAACAAGAATGTTTCCAGCCAATGCTCTTTTCCGGCAGGCAGCTCATTGTCCCCTTGCTCTTGTTGAAACTCCCACAACCTATTCAATTTAAGCCATTCCTTTCGGACCATTTGAGGACTGGTGTATTTCTACAGCGTATGGGGCACGTCTAAATCATGGGTACAGTCGGTCATTACAGGAATTTTCTTTCTTTATTCTGAAATTGGGTTATAGTCGACTTAGATACACGAAACGGGACTCCACTACTCATCGTTTGTGCGAAAATGAAGGAGAGAAAGGTACCAGTTTA
This DNA window, taken from uncultured Sunxiuqinia sp., encodes the following:
- a CDS encoding SusC/RagA family TonB-linked outer membrane protein — translated: IWELIYKTRSWAPVYNPDGNFYTFEGFDNPAQVLEEGGFSEYTTGNFTFNNQLNWQPIEGLNLVGRAIVRKSDQDKSIINKMIYSHNWNNVNHRTARTPNSAERNYGKTLYKNFTLYGEYKKSLEKHDIGLMAGVANESADYDYFSARRINFDQQESMSLQLGSSENQTAWSEGNAWTINSFFSRLNYSFANKYILDATLRADGSSRFHQDYRWGYFPGVSAAWRFNDEEFMKNLNIFDDFKFKASYGEMGNQSGVGLYDYIQLVQISSSYYPFGNGQKAQMASPGNIVSTSRTWETIKSTNVGLEFAALENKLYGSMDYFWKNNDNMLIPVTYPSMLGAEAPETNSGKLEIRGWEVVLGWRDQIGDFKYSIQGSLSDAKNKLVERIGSNLVGLGLNATPAGYPLSSYFGYVFDGIIQNEQELAEYEARFPDGGIPGHGDLSVGDAKYKDMDGDEKLSVLGDDYENGTGDVVYLGNTNPRYNYGFNLNIEYKGFDLSAFIQGVGERTMFLEGDANKPFAQPWFQSAGYWYGKTWTADRTDAKYPAITNKGKRGYNYYVSSNTKHNVAYARLKNLQVGYTIPAMYTQDLKLEKVRIYFSGEDLFEIHNAPGGWDPEDGGGYLSYPFARNFSFGVNIVF
- a CDS encoding RagB/SusD family nutrient uptake outer membrane protein, with the protein product MPKDNLPDPLFWKTPADYMKEVNQLYDRTETFGTKDTDSDIGFELNTNSVSNGTFSAPNSDGDWSDRFVDLRQCNTIIEKSESYERDFSEIERYVAEARFFRAYTLWRLMKKFNDVPILTKPLTIESPELYGKRDPQKEVEDFILSELEDIYTMLPKQSELSSTEMGRVTQGTALALKARVALFSGTWAKYHQHRTDYGQLLDQAIVAAERVIDSKEYSLFEGEGEDSYRYLFIDEGDNTKEEIFGSRYFEDIRMHSTAHSVFWGWRGTPTKKLADMYLCKSTGLPIEHAGSGFHGYETIADEFEDRDPRMNQTILMPGTPYRNAQHGDDICSSKFTTRPETRTGYKLWKFMGEIFGKTSTSDTYDYHIIRYAEVLLILAEATFEKDGNISDDVLNKSINVVRSRKGVEMPPLTNQFVQVNGLNMQMEIRRERTVELAFEGFRRDDLRRWKTAETEMKGAIMGIKYTGTEYEEQQALNSGYSGLIDESGFLVIEPEANRFFTTPKHYYYSIPLDELYLNTNLAPNNPGW
- a CDS encoding family 78 glycoside hydrolase catalytic domain, giving the protein MMFFYSLDSLTKKKLKEMKTQITTVLLFLVMSNFIYAQSNVVSVRNLRCEYLTNPLGVDSPNPRLSWMMTDPSLDARQLAYQILVSTDSTLITKGVGDVWDSGRVVSDAMLARYAGNKLEPFTKYFGSVAIWNSKDEKARSSIFSFETGMMGMGNWSGAWISDNKSIDEKAAPYFRKEFETGKKIKSARVYIAAAGLYELYINGEKVGNHVLDPTYTRFDRRNLYVTFDITHQLQKGENAIGVLLGNGWYNHQSTAVWDFHRAPWRNRPAFCLDLRVTYDDGQTEIITSGKDWKTSLSPVIFNSIYTAEHQDARLEQPGWSKPGFDASKWNDVIYRSAPSANIVSQLMHPIRHVKKIPAKSIRQLNDTTFVFDLGRNIAGVSQITVEGPEGTVLHLKHGERLYENGQVDLSNIDVHYRPTDDSDPFQTDIYILNGKGKETFIPYFNYKGFQYVEVTSSKPVQLTKESLVGYFMHSDVPSIGKLKSTNPIINKIWEATNNSYLANLYGYPTDCPQREKNGWTGDAHIAIETGLYNFDAITIYEKWLADHRDEQQPNGVLPSIIPTGGWGYEWGNGPDWTSTIALIPWNIYLFYGDESLLEASYEDIKRYVDHITDISPSGLTTWGLGDWVPVKSKSPVELTSTCYYYADAIILSKAAKLFGKRADAEKYSALAKTIKKAFNEKYFHPKTKTYASGTQTELSAPLYWGLVPDNEKKTVAANLAKRVEADHFHLDVGLLGQKTILNALSENGYAEVAYKVAAQETYPSWGWWMVNGATTLLENWDIHATNDISMNHIMFGEIGAWLYKGLGGLYPDSDNPGFKNVILKPSFVSALNGIEVSHQSAYGELKSAWSQTKRSVIYSVTIPANSTADFYVPMGYAIKKISDATSGNKIELIANENESWKLLAGAYIIELIK
- a CDS encoding sugar-binding domain-containing protein; this translates as MRKTILFITLSLFLGNSYAQWSPAGDKIKTKWAEEIDVNNVLPEYPRPMMERADWKNLNGLWEYAIKKVGSPEPSGFDGEILVPFAVESSLSGVQKRVGDDNELWYRRLFTVPSNWKNKKVLLHFGGVDWRSDIWINDIKVGTHEGGYAPFSFDVTPFLTKSGKQKLVVKVWDPSDKGYQPRGKQVSRPEGIWYTPVTGIWQTVWLEPVAEKYIEYIRTAPDIDKNRLSVELLSNGTNYTDVYQVEVFDGTTKIATVKASTNQSIDISIPDAKLWDTDSPFLYDLKVSLFSDGKVIDQVDSYFAMRKVSTRRDEHGIVRLQLNNQDVFQFGPLDQGWWPDGLYTAATDEALKYDIVKTKNFGYNMIRKHVKVEPARWYTHCDQLGILVWQDMPNGGHSPQWQNRKYFDGTELKRSTESEANYRAEWKAIMDFLYSHPSIVCWVPFNEAWGQFKTKEIVEWTKAYDPSRLVNPASGGNHYPVGDMLDLHNYPHPDMYLYDAQRATVLGEYGGIGLALEEHLWATDRNWGYVQFKNKNQVTDEYVKYGKQLLNLIKAGFSAAVYTQTTDVEGEVNGLMTYDRKVIKIDEDRVKAINQKICNSLNKD